AATTTCGAAGGTCTTTAAAGAGGTGGTGCTTTTGCCCCTGCCGACGCAGTAATCATATCAACCTCCTCTTCTCAACTCTTCCGGCAGAGGAAAATGCTATCGGGATATGCAGAAATGCTGAAACATGGTCTGCTGTCATCCGAAAATGACTACACCGAGCTGCTCGGATTCGATATCCTTGACGCAAATCTCGAACGCCTCCTCCCCCTCCTTGAAAGAGCGTCAAGGTAAAGGAACGTATCGTTGAAGAAGACCCACGTGAAAAAGGAATCAGGCGTGCACTGAATCTCGGACACACGACAGCCTTTCGAATCGCTTGCCATCCACAAAGGCGCTCCGGTTCCTCACGGACATGCCGTGGCCTACGGCATACTTGTCGAAATGATCCTATCCCATTCAC
This genomic stretch from Duncaniella dubosii harbors:
- a CDS encoding 3-dehydroquinate synthase, with the translated sequence MVEEDPREKGIRRALNLGHTTAFRIACHPQRRSGSSRTCRGLRHTCRNDPIPFT
- a CDS encoding 3-dehydroquinate synthase codes for the protein MLSGYAEMLKHGLLSSENDYTELLGFDILDANLERLLPLLERASR